CCCGCCGCAGGTCCTCGAAGCGGCCGCTGAGCACGGTCACCTGGTACAGCCACACGGCCATCACGATGATCCAGACCACCGGGAACAGGCCGAAGGCGGCGCCCTGCGTGGCCGAGAGCAGCGCCAGTCCCAGCGGCATGCCGAACCCGAACACTCCGACGGCGAGGGCCACCAGCAGCGCCCAGGCCCCGGCCACGTAGGCCCGGGTTTTGGCAAAGGCCAGGAGCAGGAAAAACGTCAGCAGGGGCAGCAAGGCCACAAGGGCTGAGAGGGCTACGCTGTTGGCTACCGGATCCGTGCTGGGAGTGAAGCTCTCCATGGACACCTCGCGTCAGTCCGCTGGGTGGAGAAAGCATGCAAGCGTCCATTAAGCGTACGGCGGTGCCTCCGGCAGGTAACCCCCGGGAAGGGTGCAGTAGTGCTCCCAGGCCGGAATGCGCCCACGCGTCCGGTGTCAGCCCGCAGGCAGTTCCTCGCCCGCGCCGCTGCGCTCGCGGTGGTGCCGAACGTAGCCGGCGGCTGCCACGCTGATGGAAATCAGCGCCGAGATGACCAGCCCCAGCCAGACGCCCACGTTCAGGGCCGCCGCTCCCGCCACGGCGCCCAGCATGATCAGCGCGACGGCCAGCATGCGACGGACCCAGTACTGGCTGTTGCCCCCGGCCAGCCGGGAATCGGAGGCGAGGCCCGTGATGGTGGACGTGACCACCACCGTGGTGATCTCGGCGACCTTCAGGCGCTTGGCCGTGGCGGCCTGGACACCCATGGCGGCGGCGAGGGCCGACGTCGTAATGCTGCCCAGGACCCGGTCGCCCTGGACGTCGAATACCAGGGTAAAGACGGCGAGGACGGTAATGAAGCCGGCCACCACTACGAGCGAGACGGACGTACGGCGGGACCAGCCCTCCGGGCCCCCGCGCAGCATGCGCCCGGCCAGGGCGGCCCCGAGCATAAAGAACACCAGCGCCAGGGCCGGGCGCAGGATGGGCAGGTCCGCGCCCCCGGCGAAGGCCATGCCCAGCAGCACCACGTTGCCGGTCATGTTGCCGGTGAAGACCCGGTCCAGCCCCAGGTAGCCGACGGCGTCCACCACCCCGGTGGAGAACGTCAGGGCCAGCATCAGCCACAGGTGCACGCGTTCGGTGGGCACGTCGTTCAGGCGCTTCACTGGCGGGCTGTCTCCTTAGGCAGGGACCGGCACATAGACAGAACCGGGGGCTGAAACTCCGATTGTATTCAAAAGCCGGCGGTGCAAGGATGCCACTACCCATCCCCGGCTGAAAGTGACATCCGTGAGCTATACGGCGCCTGCATCCTTTACCACCCGCCCAACGCTGCAGGGCCGTTTTGGCATGAGCGCCTCCACGCACTGGCTGGCCACCGGTTCGGCGCAGGCCGTCCTGGAGCGCGGCGGCAACGCCTTTGACGCCGCGGTGGCGGCGGGGTTTGTGCTGCATGTTGTGGAGCCCCACCTCAATGGCCCCGGCGGTGACCTGACCGGTATTTTCGCGACTGCCGGGAATCCGGGCGAGCCGGTGGTGCTGATGGGGCAGGGGCCGGCCCCTGCGGCAGCCACCAGGGAGCACTACCTTGCCGAAGGCCTGGACCTGGTCCCGGGGGCAGGCGGGCTGGCCGCTCCGGTTCCGGCCGCCGTCGACGCCTGGCTGCTGCTGCTGCGTGACCACGGCACCTGGGAGCTGGCCGACGTCCTGGCATTCGCGGTGGATTACGCCCGCAACGGGCATCCCGTCCTGGGCCGGGTTGGGGCCACCATTGAGGCGGTGGCGGAGCTGTTCACCGACCATTGGCCTACCTCCGCCGCACAGTGGATGCCGGAAGGCCGGCCACCCCGGGAGGGGGAAACCATCCGCAACGAAACCTACGCAGCGGTGCTGGACCGGCTCGTGGCGGCCGGGTCCGGTAACGCCACCCGTGCGGGCAGGATTGACGCTGCCCGGAGGGAATGGCGCGAAGGCTTCGTGGCCCGCGCCGCCGCGGACTTCCTCTCAACACCGCACCGGCATTCCTCCGGAACCGACCACGCCGCGGTCATTACACCCGGGGACTTCGCCGCGTTCAGCGCCGGCTACGAACCTGCCGTCACCTTCGAATTCCGCGGCTGCACCATCGCCAAGACCGGCGCCTGGGGCCAGGGCCCGGCATTGCTGCAAACCCTGGCCATCCTGGCCGGCTTTGAGGATGAACGGCTGGACCCCTCAACCGAGCTGGGCGCCCACACCATCTTGGAAGCGCAGAAGCTGGCCATTGCGGACCGGGAAGCGTACTACGGGGATGCAGACGTTCCTTTGGATTTCCTCCTAAGCGAGGACTACGCAGCCGCGCGCCGGACCCTGATCACTGACACGGCTTCCGGCGAGTTCCGGCCGGGCACGGTGCCCGGGCACAGCCCCTTCGTCCCCCCGCTGCGTACTGAGTACCGTCCGCCGGCCGACGGCGGCCGGGAGTTCGCCGGCGTCGGCGAACCAACGGTGGCGCCCACCGGCGAGACGCGCGGGGATACCTGCCACATCGACGTCGCCGACCAGTGGGGGAACATGGTGTCCGTGACCCCGTCCGGCGGCTGGCTGCAGTCCTCACCCACCATCCCGGAGCTGGGGTTCTGCCTGGGCTCGCGGCTGCAGATGACGTGGCTGGAAGAAGGGGCGCCGTCCACCCTGACACCGGGCAAACGGCCGCGCACCACCCTGACCCCTACCCTGGTGCTGCGGGACGGGCAGCCGGTGGCCGCCCTGGGATCCCCGGGCGGGGACCAGCAGGACCAGTGGCAGCTGCTGTACCTGCTGCGGACCATAGTGGGCGGTTACACGCCGCAGCAGGCCATTGACGCACCGGCCCTGCACACCACGTCCATTCCCGGTTCGTTCTGGCCGAGGACCTGGACTCCCGGCGGAGCGGTGGTGGAGGACCGCCTGGGCGAGGACGTCATTGCCGGGCTCGAAGCCCGCGGCCATGTGGTCACCCGGGCGGGGGACTGGGCGCTGGGACGGCTGTCCGCGGTGACCCGCGCCCCCGGAACCGGCCTGCTGCAGGCTGCGGCCAATCCGCGCGGAATGCAGGGATATGCAGCCGGGCGCTGACCTTGCCGTGCACGCCGTTCCGTTCGGCGGTGCGCCCGCCTAATGTGGGGGCATTCCTTCCTATTGTGAGCGAGGCGTGAGAATGGCAAACATCACCACCCGACCCGTCACAAAACTCGGCATTGTGGGTGCCGGAAGCGTGGGCACCTCCCTGGCCTACGCGGCGATCATCCGGGACACCGCTCGGGAGATCGCCATTTATGACATTGACGCAGCCAAGGCCGAAGCCGAAGCCCTGGACCTCGCCCACGGTACGCAGTTCACGGGAGCCAGTACCGTCACCGGCGGCGGCAACATCGAGGCCCTGGCCGGTGCCGACGTCATCGTTATTACTGCCGGAGCACGCCAGCAACCGGGCCAGAGCAGGCTGGACCTGGCCGGCACCAACGTCCGGATCCTGGAGAAACTGATCCCGCAGCTGATGGCCCAGGCCCCGGACGCCGTCTACATCCAGGTGACCAACCCGGCCGACGTGCTGGCCGTCGCAGCACAGAAGATCGGCGGGCTGCCGCGCAACCGGATCTTCTCTTCCGGCACCGTGCTGGACACCTCGCGGCTGCGCCTGCTGCTGGCACGTGAGGCGCACGTGCTGATGACCAGCGTGCACGCCACCATCATCGGCGAGCACGGCGACTCGGAATTCCCGGTCTGGTCCAACGCGACCATCGGCCCGGTCCCCATCCGGGAATGGAAAGTCAGCGGACGGCAGGTCTTCACGGAGGAATTCCTGGCAGCCGCGACCAACGAGGTCGTCAACGCCGCCTACAAAGTGATCGAGGGCAAGGGCGCCACCAACTACGCCATCGGCCTGGCCGGCGTGCGGATTGTGGAAGCTGTGCTGAACGCCGAGAACGCCGTGCTGCCGGTGGCGGCCATGCTGGACGGGGAGTACGGAATTAGCGGCGTAGCGCTGTCCCTGCCGTCCGTCGTGGGCCACAACGGCGTTTACAAAATGCTGGAAATGCCGCTTGACGGAGCCGAAACCAAGAAACTGATGGACTCGGCAGAAACCCTGCGCAACACGCTGGCCTCGCTGGGCATCTAGCCCTCCCGCCTGGATGCCCCGCTTTGCGGCGGGGTCCGGGACGGCACCGTAGCCGGAGGAAACCATGACAGCAGACGGTCGCCTCATCGACGCCGAAGGGCTGCGGAAGTCCTTCGGCAGGTTCCCGGCGCTGCGGGGAGTGGACCTGCAGGTCCGGCAGGGCGAGGTCCACGGGTTCCTCGGGCCCAACGGGTCGGGCAAGTCAACCACCATCCGCGTGCTCCTGGGCCTGCTCAAGGCCGACGCCGGCACGGTCCGGCTGCTGGGTGGCAACCCGTGGACGGACGTAGTCCCGCTGCACCGGCGGCTGGCCTATGTTCCGGGAGACGTGTCCCTCTGGCCGGGAATG
This Arthrobacter sp. zg-Y20 DNA region includes the following protein-coding sequences:
- a CDS encoding YoaK family protein; this translates as MKRLNDVPTERVHLWLMLALTFSTGVVDAVGYLGLDRVFTGNMTGNVVLLGMAFAGGADLPILRPALALVFFMLGAALAGRMLRGGPEGWSRRTSVSLVVVAGFITVLAVFTLVFDVQGDRVLGSITTSALAAAMGVQAATAKRLKVAEITTVVVTSTITGLASDSRLAGGNSQYWVRRMLAVALIMLGAVAGAAALNVGVWLGLVISALISISVAAAGYVRHHRERSGAGEELPAG
- a CDS encoding gamma-glutamyltransferase — protein: MSYTAPASFTTRPTLQGRFGMSASTHWLATGSAQAVLERGGNAFDAAVAAGFVLHVVEPHLNGPGGDLTGIFATAGNPGEPVVLMGQGPAPAAATREHYLAEGLDLVPGAGGLAAPVPAAVDAWLLLLRDHGTWELADVLAFAVDYARNGHPVLGRVGATIEAVAELFTDHWPTSAAQWMPEGRPPREGETIRNETYAAVLDRLVAAGSGNATRAGRIDAARREWREGFVARAAADFLSTPHRHSSGTDHAAVITPGDFAAFSAGYEPAVTFEFRGCTIAKTGAWGQGPALLQTLAILAGFEDERLDPSTELGAHTILEAQKLAIADREAYYGDADVPLDFLLSEDYAAARRTLITDTASGEFRPGTVPGHSPFVPPLRTEYRPPADGGREFAGVGEPTVAPTGETRGDTCHIDVADQWGNMVSVTPSGGWLQSSPTIPELGFCLGSRLQMTWLEEGAPSTLTPGKRPRTTLTPTLVLRDGQPVAALGSPGGDQQDQWQLLYLLRTIVGGYTPQQAIDAPALHTTSIPGSFWPRTWTPGGAVVEDRLGEDVIAGLEARGHVVTRAGDWALGRLSAVTRAPGTGLLQAAANPRGMQGYAAGR
- a CDS encoding L-lactate dehydrogenase → MANITTRPVTKLGIVGAGSVGTSLAYAAIIRDTAREIAIYDIDAAKAEAEALDLAHGTQFTGASTVTGGGNIEALAGADVIVITAGARQQPGQSRLDLAGTNVRILEKLIPQLMAQAPDAVYIQVTNPADVLAVAAQKIGGLPRNRIFSSGTVLDTSRLRLLLAREAHVLMTSVHATIIGEHGDSEFPVWSNATIGPVPIREWKVSGRQVFTEEFLAAATNEVVNAAYKVIEGKGATNYAIGLAGVRIVEAVLNAENAVLPVAAMLDGEYGISGVALSLPSVVGHNGVYKMLEMPLDGAETKKLMDSAETLRNTLASLGI